A region from the Geotrypetes seraphini chromosome 10, aGeoSer1.1, whole genome shotgun sequence genome encodes:
- the LOC117368639 gene encoding vomeronasal type-2 receptor 26-like, with protein sequence MLPAPPPHAAAPPPPPPVPPPPPLPPGPGPPHQRPPPLPQVADFPRRQSSLPPPALPLPLPPWLPIGICPAPPPGLCPQQHAVRDPCAKPPQFRCSPSCHPGYRKLTKEEKPICCYDCIPCAEGEISNQTDMDTCTTCPDDQWSNQKRDACIPKVITFLSFEEPLGIALTFFSMFFFLITNVILGIFIYYRDTPIVRANNRHISYILLISLILCFLCSLLFIGHPEDVTCILRQTTFGITFSIALSSILAKTITVVTAFQATKPGSKLHKWMGSRVSNSIVFSCSLIQTVLCLVWLCTAPPFAFLNRRSEIGTILIECNEGSVIAFYCVLGYLGFLAGISFIIAFLARNLPDSFNEAKNITFSLLVVCSVWISFIPTYLSSKGKYIVAVEIFAILASSAGLLCCIFIPKCYIILLRPERNNKKDLRKI encoded by the exons atgctccctgctcctccaccacatgctgctgctccacctcCGCCACCACCTGTGCCTCCACCTCCGCCTCTACCACCTGGGCCTGGTCCTCCACATCAGAGACCTCCACCACTTCCTCAGGTTGCAGACTTTCCTCGGAGGCAGAGTAGCCTTCCACCTCCTGCTCTGCCTCTGCCACTGCCTCCCTGGCTGCCTATAGGCATATGTCCTGCACCACCTCCTGGGCTATGCCCTCAGCAGCATGCTGTGCGCGACCCATGTGCA AAACCTCCGCAGTTCAGATGCAGTCCAAGTTGCCATCCTGGTTACAGGAAATTAaccaaggaagaaaaacccatctgctgctatgactgtatTCCATGTGCAGAGGGAGAGATCTCCAACCAAACTG ATATGGACACCTGTACAACATGTCCGGATGATCAATGGTCAAATCAGAAAAGAGATGCCTGCATCCCAAAAGTGATAACTTTCCTGTCTTTTGAAGAGCCTCTAGGGATTGCTTTAACTTTCTTCAGCATGTTCTTCTTTCTCATCACTAATGTCATCTTGGGAATCTTTATTTATTACAGAGACACTCCCATAGTGAGAGCCAACAACCGACACATCAGCTATATTCTCCTCATTTCCCTCATACTCTGCTTCCTCTGTTCATTGTTATTCATTGGGCATCCTGAGGATGTCACCTGCATTCTCAGACAGACTACATTTGGGATCACTTTCTCCATCGCTCTCTCCTCTATACTGGCAAAAACCATCACTGTGGTCACAGCCTTCCAAGCTACCAAACCAGGAAGCAAACTCCATAAATGGATGGGTTCCAGGGTCTCTAATTCTATAGTCTTTTCCTGTTCACTTATTCAAACAGTTTTATGCCTTGTCTGGTTGTGCACTGCTCCCCCATTTGCATTTCTTAATAGGAGATCAGAAATTGGAACAATATtaattgaatgtaatgaagggtCAGTAATTGCATTTTACTGTGTTCTGGGTTATCTGGGATTTCTGGCTGGTATAAGCTTCATTATAGCTTTCCtagcaagaaatctacctgacagTTTCAATGAGGCCAAGAATATCACCTTCAGTCTTCTGGTTGTCTGCAGCGTCTggatctccttcatcccaacataCCTGAGCTCCAAGGGCAAGTACATAGTGGCAGTGGAGATATTTGCTATTCTGGCCTCCAGTGCTGGACTGTTGTGCTGTATCTTTATCCCTAAATGCTATATTATTCTGCTGAGGCCTGAAAGGAACAACAAGAAGGACCTAAGAAAAATATAG